The genomic interval GTTGAAGCTGTTAAAACACTGGTCAGTAAAAAGGTGAAGTTAATAAGTGTAACTGTCAAATCAGGCTATCAGGTCATTTTGAGAGACCATAATATGAAATAGTAATTAGGATCAATAAAATAAGTATAAATCTAAAAAAAACTAAAAATGAAAAAGATTAGTGTAGGGGTGATAGTAGGGTTATTTAGTTTATTACTTCATTTTTCTGTGTTTGCGCAAGTTGCAGCAACAGAAGTTTTAAATATGCAGCCAAACTATGTTGCTGTAAATGAAAACATGGCTGTTAATTTAATTTTTCCTTTCCCAGTTAAACGGGCACAATGGGTAAGCACCGCAATTACGGTTCAACAGTTTAAGGGAGTTGATAATATTTTACTCCTTAAAGCCAACAAGAAAGATTTTCCACTAACGAATGTATCAGTGGTTACGACTGATGGTCAGTTTTACTCTTTTGTCATTGGATATTCTAATGAACTAAGTGTGATCAATCATAAATACCAGGTAAAGGAAAAGCCTTTGGTCACTTTTTCGGAAGAAAACAGCTTAAATGAAGCCAGCGTTCAAAAGAATTCAGAGAAAGTTTCCATGAGTAAAAGCGAATCCATAAGAATTAAGGAACGGAAGTACGGGCTTCAGTTTGGTCTTGATGGAATTTTTGTTAATGGCAATCTTATGTATTATAAGCTGCACATTAAAAACAGAACTAATGTGCAGTATGACATTGATCAGTTACGATTTTTTGTCCGTGACGAAAAGAAATCAAAGCGTACTGCAATTCAGGAGCAGGAAATGATGCCTTTATATATTAATAACTCCAACAAGACTATAAAAGGAAACGCTGAACAGAATTACGTCTATGTCATTAAAAAACTGACTATTCCTGATAAAAAATATTTGACAATCCAGCTAATGGAGAAAGGAGGGGGCAGGCATTTGGAACTTAAC from Pedobacter sp. WC2423 carries:
- the traN gene encoding conjugative transposon protein TraN — its product is MKKISVGVIVGLFSLLLHFSVFAQVAATEVLNMQPNYVAVNENMAVNLIFPFPVKRAQWVSTAITVQQFKGVDNILLLKANKKDFPLTNVSVVTTDGQFYSFVIGYSNELSVINHKYQVKEKPLVTFSEENSLNEASVQKNSEKVSMSKSESIRIKERKYGLQFGLDGIFVNGNLMYYKLHIKNRTNVQYDIDQLRFFVRDEKKSKRTAIQEQEMMPLYINNSNKTIKGNAEQNYVYVIKKLTIPDKKYLTIQLMEKGGGRHLELNIANNKIIQAKSL